The sequence aattttttgatagtggGACGTTTATCAGGATTTCGATCCCAGCATTCTTTGCACATTTCAAGAAGCATATTCTCTTGCCGATAATCGTCAGTTATTCGAGGCATATGATTTTCGTTGAGAATTTGTTTTATGAGAGCTGAATTTGAACGACATCAAGGAATACATTCGGAGTTTAGGAAATACTCACTTGCGTTAGGCCGCTCCACTGAATGAATTAAATGGTAGGGGTCTTCGCGTTCAACCATCATATAAAATATCATGCCAACGCAATAGATATCTCCTTTTGGACTACCTCGTACAACTCGCGGTGGTTGTTTTCCAGAATCATCATATTCTCGAATGTGCTCAGGTGGGAAGCAAACATATTGAGGGTAAGTTACTGGAATCGAGAAGTTGGTGTTTAAGTTGCATCGTGCAACGCTGTTTCGCGCAACGTTGTGCGAAAGgtggttatttggaagcggccgacacgttctcGGTTCCGCGCCGCATTATTCATAGCGGCGTGAAGCTGTTTAAGGTGACCCACCGGCCGGCGCCCACATGACAGtcctacttttttttaaacaagacgacagttgttttttttccatttcccaCACAAAAGGCACTTACTCATATGCGCTGCCTGCTCTGGAACTTTGATGTTTTCCGCATCTAATTGATCACTCATAAAATTGGAGACTCCATAAAgtgttaattttaaaacccaATTAATATCTATCAAGCAAGTTGATGCTTGTAAGTGCCCGTGATAGCCGATGGAGGATTTGTGAAGATATTGTAGTCCCTGAAGTGTGAGTTAAGTTAAGAGTTAAGATGTATGGTTCAAAAAGCttactttcaaaatatctctCATGAATGCAGACTTAAAAGTGTCATCCATTCCGAAATCGCGGTCTAGacaaaattcctgaaaacatatttttaatattttttggattacCCGGATGCCCATTTATTACCTCGAGTGTTCCTCGTTCAACTAGCGTATGCAAAATTGTCATTGTCATAATGTCATCGTTGACTTGAATCCCATAAAACTTTGCTAAATTATCGTGCTGCAGTTGTTTTAGGCTGTATAAGTAATCCAGCGTAGTCTCGGGAAAGTTAATCTTTCTAATCTGCTTGAACTGCACGTACTCTGCCCGTTGAGTTCCCACCAGAGCATAAGAACCAAATACCCTCCTACGAGAAGTTAACGCGGCTGCGTTGTCGGTGTTGCTTGCACGGTTTTCGAGCTCTCGttgcattttctgaattttcagtgaatcaGGTGAGAAAATGTAAGGAATGTTGAATTTACTTACGGCATCtgcatttttatttacaattattttaaGTGACTCTTTCGGAACTTTCCATGTAAGTTTGTAGATGTTGAGCTTGTGGCTGTAAACATTAAagttttgtcagaaaattgtCTTTGTTTAAACTTTGTTTTCAGGGCAAAATTAAGAGAATCGTCATTAAATTTGAACAAGTGTACTGAAAACAGCTTAgctaaaacaattatttttgttctaaatgaaaccttttttgcattgaataaaaaaagttcctaaagtttgagaaaaaactcacCGTCTCTGCTTAACAATGATCACTATAGCAATGACAATGATCGTGACAATAACCACCGCCGCAATGATGTGAGCTGTAACCTAATAATTATCCTTACTCTCCTTTCCAAGACTTACGAATATAATTTACACATGAACTTTTTGCCACACAATCATCGGGAGGGTCCATGTCCTTCAGAGTCCAGAGTAAATCGGATGTTTTGTTAGGAGACTGAAATGTGGGAATATTtgtaaaagaagaagaagcacgtaaaaaattgaaagataaTTGGTAATTTCGGTATgattaaattttcacttttttattgattttaagtGAACATGATACACAacttaaattgaatttgtatACTCCCGGGTAAAGTTTTTTATCAagtctgaaaactgaaaacaagcCCCCTCTCGCTGAGTTGAAGTTGttataatataaaattatctgttaaaaaaacgaaacaaattttatcgaaattgccaaaaatgcaGTTTTGAAATCTATTCTAAAAACGCACCAATTGAAAACAGTTGTAAGTATCACACGACTTAGCAACAGACTTTAACGTCAATATTGATTCAAACGTCATTTCAGCAGgatttattgtaaaaactgCATAATTTGTTAAAACGGAGCCACTGTTATCAAATGTGAATGTACCAtattttgctggaaaatgaaatttactTACTCGGAGATGCTTCGAACAATATAGTAAACAATAGGAAGATAAGAGATAGAGAGAAGCAAAATAAGTAGTACTCACTAGTGACAGCTTTTCCGCTCATTGCAGTATGATAATTATCAGTCTGTGTCTCGGCTCCATTTACTGAGCCGACGCAGTATGCATAACATGCGTGATATATTCGTAAAAATGTTGTGAACTGATCCTGAAAGAAAAGTTATGAATGTgatgaagttttttaaagcttgTGGTAGTTTACTAAAatttaatctaaaatttattcaCGACAAAGAAGGTTTTGTATTGTTCAAAAACGGAGTAGTGAAATTAATatattgcttcaaaatttaaaaaaatgttttaacctAAAATAAACTTCAACTTTTGTTTAACTCTAAGTATTCATTTATGTACCTACATACTTCTTGCACTAAATTGGTTACATTTTTATAACAAACTTACATCTGCCAGATTTGGAATCACATCCTGCATGATACTGAATGCATCTGAATACTGTTCTTGTAATGGTGATATCTAAAAGTAGTTTTTGTGCGTTTCATTGTGTTTCTAAATCTACTGACTATGAAGGCATTTGATCCGTAAAGaagatttttgacatttggCTGATTTAGTATTTCATCCGGAGGTTTATTGAGAATTACTACTATTATAAAGCGGAACCCTGATAGTGATCGTATGCCAATATTGTAAAACGCACTGTAGATATCGTAAAAATCAGCGCACACGacaatcactgaaaaaatgaaactgtaattgtatttccaaaaatgacgttaagaattcagaaaaatgaaaccaaCTTCTGGCGCCCCGTTTTATTTTCTGGTCAACCTTCGTCCAATCCACATCGTTTTCATCAACTTCTACGTATTCACGGATTTTGAAACTGTTCATTatctaaaatattaaaactatttgaaatattttacatGAAAATAATCACCTCATTATAAGATCTCAAGTCATTTGAAAGAGATAATCCATTCggcaaaactttgactgaccCCACCAATGTTATctgttttccgatttttttttttgtctaaaactttcattttgaattacCTCAACTTGTTCCAGCTCTTTCATCAGAAAAACCAGAGTTTCTGCAACACCGCCAACGGAAAATTGTGCAACATTTATAACCGATGTGAGCTCCTGCACACCTCGGGCTTCAAATACGGGCTCGTAGCCTATAACTGGCGATTTCCAGATTTCCGCAAAATCACCAATTGTTCGAATATCAGTAGTGCATGTTGGGCCAACAAATACAAAATCTAGTTCTCCTGATGTTCTGGATGCAACTGCGTTGATAGCGTAGGAGGCTGATTTTACACTGTTATCCCCACTACAGCCATGTTGTTGGTTAATTCTGTGGAAAACACCGAATAGTTTTAGTAATATTATTACTGTTAACAATTCCAAATGTTTTCTGGATTATTTTGGTACTATATTGgctttttcagaacatttggCACAAACCTTGTAACtctatttttaacattttttgctgtcgttgaaaatgagctcaaatttttgatggcatattttgaaattttttaaaaatcacttttttaaatatattttaagcCACTAAAACTCACTGTATTGACTTTGTTGTACACTGTCCATTGGCCGTCGCATCTGCCACAGCCGAAGCACACACATTTTGAGCAGAAGGCCAATTATCGAAAAGTATTAATTGAATGCCATCACACAATTCTCGGTGAAGAAAAACAATGACAATTATTAATAAGCTTTTCAGCATTGAGGGTTTCAGGTGATAATAATCAGTAATGAGCTAACTTGTGAGTTCAAGCATGAAAACAAGGGTGCTCACAAGGGATATGAAAAGATCGATAAAGTATATATCAAATATGGCAAGAGTGAATAGGTGGGggagaagattttgaaatgaataggTATTTAATCATAGAATAGATATGATATTGTTCCAGTTGAATAGCTGACTCAAAACGGATTACGAATCTAGTGGGCTTTGCAATGAATACATGGATTAGTATAGTAGGATTTTTTACCTTCCTTAACTATAAAATCAAGTAGTTCAAAGTAAATTAGATAACTGTACTTGTTACAAATTAATATGacaaactataaaattttattgaatagtTACTGTATGAAGGCAGGTTCTCGAAAttgttatctgaaaaaaaatttgaatctaactttttttgaaataaagtatGTTGATAAATGCAAAACAATTGATCAGGAAACTGCTTAATGTATTCAGATAGAATTAGTTGTTTGAGCGCatgtgttttttgaatttaattttcagctcaatgaAGCATATTTTACTTACCGTTATTCTGataatcaaattaaaactCGCAAGAAATATGATGTTACGAATACACAATACATTTAGCTCATAAATTTTGGGTATAATGCTGGCCAATCAACTACTTCCGGAGCGGATACTCCCACTGAATTTCTGATTACATTTTGTATTGTTATCTATTACAAGAATTGCTTCAATTGTTGGAAACATGTGGTaacagaaatgtttttttttcacttgcCCTGTTTCTTGTAAAGTACGGAAGTTTTACGCgttgatcattttttcatattactGGATGTAATATTGTTTAGCAAAAAGTAAACAAATTATACTTATATATGTTGATACTGTTTTATCATTTCTGCACACGGTGTGAAATTCATTCAATTGAAAGTCTAACTACCGTCTTTCAATATTAGTTTTGCCCCCCTTGCAAGTCAaccgaaaattagtcttgcagcctctattaggTCAGCACTGACTTCTCGCCTAACGAGAAATATTTAGTCGAGACTTTAGCAAATTCGTCATTTTTAGCGCAAAGTAAACATGAAAACCattatttttgcattcaaTACTATTTGAGGTAATACAATAATCATTATTAGTTACATTTTCCCCTATATTTCTTATACCCCTTTCATCGTTTTTCTGCACATTTTTGACGcaatttttcaaggttttatttatttgttttgaaagtCATTGAGTTACCTTATTCACGCATTCATAAAGAGCACACAAGCCCTTTTTATTCCAATAGCGTATTTCTCACGGTTTCCGTTTTTTATAGATGGATCGTTTGATCTCTCTAGTTGGgttcaatttaatttctttttttccctaTGTATCAGACTTTCCAtatatcattcaaaaattttcgattcatctccaatatataaaaaaaaagattgatgGAAGAATTGCTTCAATTTCCGTTCTGTTTTCTATTTTACAAATAGCACTCGAGCCaccaaataaaatgttcattgCAAAATATAGCCTGATGGCAAGTGTGGAATACGGTTTCACAAGTTTGAAGCGAGAAATAGCAAAATATGAATTGAACAACAGTATGTTTTCCaggagaaaataagaaaaaaaacaagggaAACGGAAAGGAAGAAAGAAAGTTggttattgtaaaaatttgaatgagaaATTGTTGTACCCATAATTAtatgttttataaattattcgAAGATCGGGCGTCTGGTTGTGCTGCTTGTTGTAGAAGACGTTGAAGGAGCGTCTGAAAATACATAGAATTAGTCTTggaaacgtttttaaaaaacgtacTGTTGTATcatttgaaaaccaaaaaataatgttcaaaaaataaaacagcgtgaaatttaaatttaaattttcgccaaattctccaaattaaaaataacatcaaaatttatctaaaaaaggATGTAGGAACATTTCAATATTAATCAATACATATCAAAAATTCCTTCGTTATGTGGCAAAGTGATCTTAAGATACATTTATACTGCTTTCCATAAagtttttagtgttttttctttttaagatctaaaaaattaagcaaTTCACGCCAGAATTATAAGTTATAATTGTTTAATTGAGCAGGGTTTAATCTAAAATCCAAAGGGCGTGAAAAGCGAAAAACTATATCTTACATTCATGTTTATGCTGTACATTATTATTGTTACTTcaagtcaaaaatttcaaaatcttattAAACTTACCAGAACCATTTCGTTTGCCGGAATGTGATGTGGACTCAGTGGAATATGTAGACACACTTCGGAGTGTATCTCGCCGGGAGTTTGCTAGAATATTTCTAGGTGTTGCTTCCTCAGTCATTTGAATTGGTGTGCTCTTCGAATGATCCCTCTGACCAAGTAACCCAGCTGCTGTTGTGGCCATGCCATTGCTATGTGACGATGATGGCTGCTTAATCACGATTTTAGAatctttgtttatttttttgcagctaTTTTTAGTTTGTGCCTATGTTTGGTCTACATGTTCTGACGCTACTTCTATTTGCTCAGACAACCAACCTCATTATTTTCCTCCCTTGAATCCACCGTACTCTGATGTTTTAGCGTTCGCCGTGAACTCATTCGATGACGTCGCAGCTCGGAATAGTATCCGTCACGGACGGATGAGAAAATCATTGTAACTAATGAGGACCAGGCCGATACTGTGTCCGCTGGCTGAAAGTTATCGATTATCAAAATAGCTGAATTGAAGGTTTGACTTTTTCAGCTGTCTTTAATGTCTACACTAGCCCCTTTATATCTAAATTCgtcatgaattttttaaaatatttctatgCCTCGAAATCTCATCTTAtactttttcattcatttttctctccCCAATAATCCTCATGGTGCTTTTTTACACTTACTAATCCCTTCAATCTGAATGATCTCGAAATTCCTGCTCACCTGATGATTAGCCATGTCTAAAATTACTCCTTCCAGAGTCATCGCATCCGCTACAGCAACCCAGAAATCAGGTTTAAAACCGTACTGTTTTAATTCCACGTGCTCTTCGCCGTACTGCTTTGAGACGCTTTCAATGAAATCGGCATCGtgaatctgaaaacaaaatacacATTAATTTATGGGTTTTATTTTGactgatttcaattttgaagcaGATTGGATAAAAGTGGATTGAAGTTTAAttcttttcactttaaaaaactacaGATGACGCTCCTAAAACCAGATTTCATATTGATACTTTATGAtgtgtttttctaattttttgatatcttttttcattttaaattttcacgaaGGGTCTTaataataaatgaaattaTCAGGCTGTCGGGAAAGTCCTgtcctatttttcaaaaagatggGCGGTTAATTTCTGCAAAGACTTTTTTCTGCTTATCAAACACTAGGAGCCCATAAACTCCAAAATTGATATTCAGCACTCAaggacaaaacaaaaaataggaCAGGACTTTCCCGACAGCCTAATACTTGCCGAAACTGATTAAattaattccatttttttttgtttgttcagGTATTCTTatgatattttttagaaaatatcacAGTGTAATTTAccacagaaaaaatttgtttttagtgGCTTTTGTGTAtgataaaactatttttagatagatttggaaagtttgataaaaaaaaactttaaagcaAAAATGCCAAGATATTGAGAAGACACTTGctcgatttttcatataaaatgcattaattttcatttcatttaaatgttttgaatgTTCCTaactctttctttttttcaaatagtttttgtttttttttaaataataaagcttgattaaattattcaatttagtCTCGAACAGTGCCGTATcgcaataattcaaaaaacgtt comes from Caenorhabditis elegans chromosome X and encodes:
- the odr-1 gene encoding guanylate cyclase (Confirmed by transcript evidence), whose product is MLKSLLIIVIVFLHRELCDGIQLILFDNWPSAQNVCASAVADATANGQCTTKSIQINQQHGCSGDNSVKSASYAINAVASRTSGELDFVFVGPTCTTDIRTIGDFAEIWKSPVIGYEPVFEARGVQELTSVINVAQFSVGGVAETLVFLMKELEQVEITLVGSVKVLPNGLSLSNDLRSYNEIMNSFKIREYVEVDENDVDWTKVDQKIKRGARMIVVCADFYDIYSAFYNIGIRSLSGFRFIIVVILNKPPDEILNQPNVKNLLYGSNAFIISPLQEQYSDAFSIMQDVIPNLADDQFTTFLRIYHACYAYCVGSVNGAETQTDNYHTAMSGKAVTTKYGTFTFDNSGSVLTNYAVFTINPAEMTFESILTLKSVAKSCDTYNCFQLSPNKTSDLLWTLKDMDPPDDCVAKSSCVNYIPHIIAAVVIVTIIVIAIVIIVKQRRHKLNIYKLTWKVPKESLKIIVNKNADAKMQRELENRASNTDNAAALTSRRRVFGSYALVGTQRAEYVQFKQIRKINFPETTLDYLYSLKQLQHDNLAKFYGIQVNDDIMTMTILHTLVERGTLEEFCLDRDFGMDDTFKSAFMRDILKGLQYLHKSSIGYHGHLQASTCLIDINWVLKLTLYGVSNFMSDQLDAENIKVPEQAAHMITYPQYVCFPPEHIREYDDSGKQPPRVVRGSPKGDIYCVGMIFYMMVEREDPYHLIHSVERPNATLIKQILNENHMPRITDDYRQENMLLEMCKECWDRNPDKRPTIKKLIESISTVYPLSKGNLVDQMIRMSEKYADELEQMVAIRTADLADAQMQTMRLLNEMLPASIAKDLKNGLIMPPRSYESATVMFVQICDFNALMKRSSPEQVIAFLNDIYDQFDTVIKRHDAYKVETTGETYMVASGVPHENEGRHIFEVAEISLEIREISYIYVLQHDKNYKLRIRIGFHAGPIAAGVIGIRSPRYCLFGDTVNFASRMQSNCPPNQIQTSEITARLLFDSHEYKFVKRGIVHVKGKGEVNCYWLNEHLHEETEPPLPPMTPVPNPLRRGSIVPLQKA
- the glb-20 gene encoding GLOBIN domain-containing protein (Confirmed by transcript evidence), which produces MGNSSSSSSRINKKSESMEIRSKPNRSSVSGEFNKSKSMMDMSSKSSRMSTSTASNTSRQKSITSIKDKDRPKSSRESKNIEISRTKSMRKDSHPISAQGREIITQCFENPHSEFANKVVQRIFEKREDYQKYIMNLGKERSSIVNNRLKQLVEDIVAHIHDADFIESVSKQYGEEHVELKQYGFKPDFWVAVADAMTLEGVILDMANHQPADTVSAWSSLVTMIFSSVRDGYYSELRRHRMSSRRTLKHQSTVDSREENNEPSSSHSNGMATTAAGLLGQRDHSKSTPIQMTEEATPRNILANSRRDTLRSVSTYSTESTSHSGKRNGSDAPSTSSTTSSTTRRPIFE